Sequence from the Candidatus Rokuibacteriota bacterium genome:
CGTGGGCGCCGGCGTCGTCGCGGAGATCGCGGAGTAGGCGATGCGCGACATCATCTCGCTCGCGTGCACCGAGTGCCAGCGGCGGAACTACACGACGACGAAGAACAAGCGGACCCATCCGGACCGCATGGAGATCAAGAAGTTCTGCAAGTGGTGCAGGAAGCACGCTCCGCACAAGGAATCGAAGTAGGGCGGAACATTACAAGATTTGTAGGCGTGTAGCTCTAACGGCTAGAGCACCGGACTCCAAATCCGGGGGATGGGGGTTCGAATCCCTCCACGCCTGCCAGATTCGGGAACCAGTGAGAGGTCATGGGATTCTTCGAGCGCGTCAAGCAGTTCGTCCACGAGGTGGCGGGGGAGTTCCGGCGGGTGAGTTGGCCCAACAGGGCCGAGGTCGCCAACTCGACCGTCGTGGTCCTCGCGGTGGTGGTGGTGCTGGCCGTGTTCCTGGCGGCCGTGGACATGGGGCTCTCGTGGATCGTGGAGCGGGTCCTTCGGTGGGGTTAGTTCAAGGCACGGGGGTCATTCGGGCATGAGCGAGACCAGCACGTCGGCGAAGCAGTGGTTCGTCGTCCACACCTACTCGGGGTTCGAGAACAAGGTGGCGGCGGCGATCGAATCGCGGGCGAAGATCTTCAACCTTCAGGATTTCTTCGGGCGGGTCATCGTCCCGACGGAGAAGGTTCGTGAGATCCGGAAGAGCAAGAAGATCGAGACCGAGCAGAAATTCTTCCCGGGCTACCTGCTCGTGGAGATGGAGCTGACCGACGACACCTGGCACTTGGTGCGCTCAACGCCCAAGGTGACCGGGTTCGTGGGTTCGGGCTCCAAGCCCGTGGCGCTGCCGGCGGAAGAGGTCGAGGGCATTCTGAAGCAGATGGAGGAAGGCGCCGAGAAGCCCAAGCTCAAGTCCACCTTCCAGAAGGGGGACAAGGTGCGGGTCATCGAGGGACCGTTCGTGAACTTCCAGGGCTCGATCGACGATCTCAACCCGGAGCGCGGGAAGCTCAAGGTGATGGTGGCGATCTTCGGGCGGATGACGCCGGTGGAGCTCGAGTACTACCAGGTGGAGAGGCTCTGATCCATGGCGAAGAAAGTTCAGGCGATGGTGAAACTGCAGATCCCGGCGGGTAAGGCCAACCCTTCGCCGCCGGTGGGTCCCGCGCTTGGCCAGCACGGGGTCAACATCATGGAATTCTGCAAAGGCTTCAATGCCCAGACCGGGTCTCAGGAGGGGCTGATCCTGCCCGTGGTGGTGACGATCTACCAGGACCGGTCCTTCACCTTCGTGGTGAAGACGCCCCCGGCGGCCGTGCTGCTCAAGCGGGCCGCGGGCATCGCCAAGGCCTCGGCCGTGCCGCACAAGGACAAGATCGGCAAGGTCACGCGCGCCCAGGTTCGCGAGATCGCCCAGACCAAGCTGGTGGACCTCAACACGGACTCGATCGAATCCGCCATGCGCACGGTCGAAGGCACGGCCCGCAGCATGGGCATCGATGTCGTTTGACGGCAGTGCGAGATGAGCGGCGGCCGAGTTGCCGAAGGCACGAGGGTCGCGAGACGAGCGGTGAAATGATCGAGATTGGAGCTCCGATATGCCAGTGATGACGAAGCGGCTGAAGGCGACAGAGGCGCTGATCGACCGGGCGAAGACGTACTCGGTCGAGGAGGCGATGGACATCGTGAAGAAGGCGCCCCCGGCGAAGTTCGACGAGAGCGTCGATCTGTCGCTCCGGCTCGGGGTCGACCCCAAGCACGCCGACCAGATGGTCCGCGGCGCCATCGTGCTGCCGCACGGCATCGGCAAGACGGTGCGCGTGGCCGTGTTCGCGAAGGGTGAGAAGGAGCGCGAGGCGCGCGAGGCCGGGGCCGACGTGGTGGGCGCCGAGGACCTGGTCGAGAAGATCCAGGGCGGCTTCATGGACTTCGACTCGACCATCGCGACGCCCGACCTCATGGGGCAGGTCGGCCGGCTCGGCAAGGTGTTGGGCCCGCGCGGGCTCATGCCTAACCCGAAGATGGGCACCGTGACGTTCGACGTGGGCCGCGCCGTGCGGGAGGTCAAAGCGGGCAAGGTCGAATTTCGCGCGGACAAGGCCGGCAACGTCCACGTGCAGGTGGGCAGGAAGTCATTCCCGCAGGAGAGCCTCGTTGCCAATGCGATGGCGCTGCTGGAAGCCATCGTCAAGGCCAAGCCGGCGGCGTCAAAGGGCGTGTACCTGCGCTCGCTGACGCTGTCCACGACCATGGGGCCTGGCATCCCGGTGGACGCCCAGCGGGTCGCGAACCAGTTCAAGAAGCAGATCTAGCCGGACAAGGAGCGGGGACGTGCCGACTCAAGCGAAAGTGGAGAGCGTCGAGGCCTTGAAGGAGCGGCTGGGCACCGCCAAGACCGTGGTGCTGACCGAGTATCGCGGGCTCAGCGTCCAGCAGCTGTCGGACCTGCGCAAGCAGCTCAAGGGCGCCGCGGCGGAGTACAAGGTGGTCAAGAACCGCTTGGCCCGCCTCGCCGTCAAGGGCTCGGCCCTCGACGCGCTCGGCGTGCACCTCAAGGGCCCGACGGGACTCGTGTTCACCAAGCAGGACCCGGTGGCGGTGGCGAAGGCGCTGCAGGCCTTCGTCAAGACCCACCCGCAGCTGCAGATCAAGCTCGGGCTGGTGGAGGGCAAGGTCGTTCAGCCGGCGGAGCTCAAGGCGTTGGCGGACCTTCCGTCCAAGGAGCAGCTCCGAAGCCAGATCGTGGGCGCCCTGCAGGGACCGATGGCTCAGCTTGTGAGCCTGTTGCAGGCGCCGCTCCGGGAGATCGTGTACGTGCTCGAGGCCCGGGGCAAGGGCGCAGCCGATTCGGCCTGAGACAGGCTTTCATATCACGACGTAGCAACCACACACGGAGGCGGATGACATGGCGACGAACATCGAAGAGATCGCGGAGAAGCTGGACACGCTGACGCTGCTGGAGGCGTCCCAGCTTTCGAAGCTTTTGCAGGAGAAGTGGGGCGTGTCGGCGGCGGCGGCGGTAGCCGCCCCGGCGGTCGGCGGCGCGGCGGCGGCCGGCGGCGCGGCGGCAACCGAGGAGAAGACGGAGTTCGACGTCGTCCTCATGGCGGCTGGCGAGAAGAAGATCCAGGTGATCAAGGTCGTGCGCGAGCTGACGGGCCTCGGCCTCAAGGAAGCCAAGGATCTCGTCGACGGCGCGCCCAAGCCGGTCAAGGAGAAGGTGGCCAAGGTCGAGGCCGCGGACGTGAAGAAGAAGCTCGAGGAGGTCGGGGCGACGGTCGAAGTGAGGTAGCCTCCGCACGCGCGGGAGAGCATAGAACGGGGGCCCGCGCCCCCCTCGACCAACGTGTGGCCCCGGCCCGTCCGGCGGGGTTGAGCACCCGGCGGCTAGATGCCGTCGGGGCGCGGAGGGTGTATGGCAGGCACGATCCAGTGCGGACGCCGGGTGCGCAAGGACTTCGGCAAGATTCCGTCCATCGTTGAGATCCCGAATCTCATCGAGATCCAGAAGCGGTCGTACGAGCAGTTTCTGCAGAAGGACGTGGCGCCCGATCGCCGCGAGGAGACGGGGCTGCAGGCGGTGTTCAAGTCCGTGTTCCCCATCGCGGACTACAACGACAACGCCCTGCTCGAGTTCGACAGCTTCCACTTCGGCGATCCGAAGTACACGGTCGAGGAGTGCCACGATCGCGGGATGACATTCGCCATCCCGCTCAAGGTGACGCTGCGGCTCGTGGTCTACGACCACGATAAGGAGGCAAAGACCCGCACCATCCGCGAGCAGCGCGGCCAGGAGGTCTACCTGGGCGAGCTGCCGCTGATGACCGACAAGGGCACCTTTATCATCAACGGCACCGAGCGCGTCGTGGTGTCGCAGCTGCAGCGCTCGGCCGGCGTCTTCTTCGACGACGACAAGGGCAAGACCGTCGCCTCGGGCAAGCTGCTCTATTCGGCGCGCGTCATCCCCTATCGCGGGTCGTGGGTCGAGTTCGAGTTCGACGCCAACGACATCCTCTTCGTCCGCGTGGATCGCCGCCGCAAGATGCTGGCGACGGCTTTCCTGCGCGCGTTCACGTTCCTCGAGAAGGGCGTTGTCCTCTCGGACGCCGAGATACTCGGGCAGTTCTACGAGCTCGAGGAGGTCTTGAGCTTCGAGGACCGCACCGCCTGGGTCAAGCTGCACCCCGAGGCCCACAACGGCGTCAAGGTCGCTGATGACGTCAAGCCGCCGCGGCACCGCGAGCCGATGGTTGCCAGCGGCAAGGCGCTCAATCCCAAGCTGATCGAGAAGCTCCTGGAGGCGGGAGTCACGAAGATCCCGGTCAAGGCCGACTCGCTGGTGGGCCGCCGCACGGGCGACCGCGTCGTCGATGCCGACACCGGCGAGGTGCTGGTCGAGACCAACCAGGAGATCACGCAGACGCTCCTGGCGCAGCTCATGGCGCGCAAGATCTCGGCGCTCAAGCTGCTGACGATGGCGCCCGGGAAGGCGGACGCGTCGATCTACGAGACGCTGGTCCGCGACCACTTCAAGAACCCGGACGAGGCGCTCGTCGAGATCTACCGGCGCCTCCGCCCGGGCGACCCGCCCACGGTGGAGTCGGCCCGCGCGCTGTTCCGCGGGATGTTCATGGATCCGCGCCGTTATGACCTGGCGCGGGTGGGCCGCTTCATGATCAACAAGAAACTCGGCATCAACGCCAATCTCAACGCCAAGACTCTGCGCGGCGAGGACGTCGTGTACGTCATCCGCCATCTCCTCCAGGTTCGGCTCGGCACCAAGTCCACGGACGACATCGACCACCTCGGCAACCGCCGCGTCCGGTCGGTGGGCGAGCTGCTGGAGAACCAATTCCGGGTCGGGCTCACGCGCATGGAGCGGGCCGTCAAGGAGCGGATGTCGATCTCCGACATCACGAACCTGATGCCCCACGACCTGATCAACGCCAAGCCCGTCTCGGCGGTGGTCAAGGAGTTCTTCGGCTCCTCGCAGCTCAGCCAGTTCATGGACCAGACGAACCCGCTGGCCGAGCTGACCCACAAGCGCCGCCTCTCGGCCCTCGGGCCGCGTGGTCTGTCGCGCGAGCGCGCCGGCTTCGAGGTGCGCGACGTCCACCCGACGCACTACGGGCGGATCTGCCCCATCGAGACGCCTGAAGGCCCGAACATCGGCCTCATCTCGTCGCTGTCGACGTATGCCAGGATCAACGAGTTCGGCTTCATCGAGACGCCGTACCGGAAGGTGCAGGGCGGCGCGGTGTCGGACGAGATCGTGTTCCTGTCCGCGCTCGAGGAGGAGCAGTTCGTCATCGCGCAGGCCAACGCCGAGCTGGACGCCCGCAGCCGCTTCGTGCGCGACCGCGTGTCGGCCAGGAAGAGCGGCGAGTATAAGATGGTCTCCCCCGAGGAGTTGAACTACATGGACGTGTCGCCGAAGCAGCTCGTGTCGGTGGCGGCCGCCATGGTGCCGTTTCTCGAGAACGACGACGCCAACCGCGCCCTCATGGGCTCGAACATGCAGCGCCAGGCGGTGCCCCTGCTGCAGCCGGAGGCGCCGTACGTCGGCACGGGCATGGAGCACATCGTCGCGCGTGACTCTGGCGCGGTCGTGCTGGCCCGGCGGCCCGGCGTGGTCGAGTACGTCTCAGCCAATCGCGTCGTGGTGCGCGCCGAGACGCGCTCCAAGAAGGCCGACCCCGTCCAGGACCTGCCGCTGGACATCTACAACCTGACGAAGTACCGCCGCTCGAACCAGAACACCTGCATCAACCAGCGGCCGATCGTGAGGAAGGGCGACCGGGTCCACGCCGGCGATGTCATCGCCGACGGGCCCGGCACCGACCAGGGCGAGCTGGCCCTCGGGCGCAACGTGCTCGTCGCCTTCATGCCGTGGGGCGGCTACAACTTCGAGGACGCGATCCTGGTCTCGGAGCGGCTCGTCAAGGACGACCGCTACACCTCCATCCACATCGAGGAGTTCGAAGTCCAGGCGCGCGACACCAAGCTGGGCAAGGAAGAGGTGACGCGCGACATCCCGAACGTCTCCGAGGAGGCGTTGAAGGACCTCGACGACTCCGGCATCGTGCGCATCGGCGCCAAGGTCAAGGCCGGCGACATCCTCGTCGGCAAGATCACGCCGAAAGGCGAGACACAGCTGACGCCCGAGGAGAAGCTGTTGCGAGCGATCTTTGGCGAGAAGGCGGGCGACGTGCGCGACACGTCGCTAACGGTGCCCCCGGGCATCGAGGGCACGGTGGTGGACGTCAAGGTCTTCTCGCGTCGCGGCGTTGACAAGGACGAGCGCGCCAAGTCCATCGAAGAAGAGGAGGTCGCGGGCCTGGAGAAGGACTACCAGGACGAGATCGCCATGGTCGAGCTCGAGCGCGACCAGAAGCTCAAGAACATCCTGGTGGGCAAGACGCTGACGCAGGACCTCGCCGACCCCATCAAGAAGGACCGGATCGCCAAGAAGGGCGACAAGATCGACCGGCCCGAGCTGGAGAATTTCTCCTGGCACGAGCTGAAGAAGATCAAGATCAAGGAAGATGATGGGCTGACCAACACCATCAAGCGCATCGAGGATCTGGCGGACGACCAGATCGCCTTCTTCGACCGTATGCTGGAGGAGCGCGTCGGCCGGCTTCGCCGCGGCGACGACCTGCCGCCCGGCGTCATCAAGATGGTCAAGGTCTATATGGCCGTGAAGCGCAAGCTCTCGGTCGGCGACAAGATGGCCGGCCGCCACGGCAACAAGGGCGTCGTCTCCCGGGTGCTGCCCGAGGAGGACATGCCGTACCTGCCCGACGGTACGCCGGTCGAGATCGTGCTGAACCCGCTCGGCGTGCCCTCGCGCATGAACGTGGGGCAAATCCTCGAGACCCACCTCGGGTGGGCGGCCAAGGCCCTCGGGATCTGGGTGGCGAGCCCGGTGTTTGACGGCGCCACGGAGAGCGAGATCCGCGGTCATCTGACGCAGGCGGGTCTTCCCGTTTCCGGCAAGACGCGCCTGTGCGACGGGCGCACCGGCAAGCCCTTCCACCAGGAGGTGACGGTCGGTCAGATCTACATCCTCAAGCTGGCCCACTTGGTGGACGACAAGATGCACGCGCGGTCCATCGGGCCGTACTCCCTCGTCACCCAGCAGCCGCTGGGGGGCAAGGCGCAGTTCGGCGGCCAGCGTTTCGGCGAGATGGAGGTGTGGGCGCTCGAGGCGTACGGCGCGGCCCACACGTTGCAGGAGATGCTCACGGTCAAGTCGGACGACGTCGAGGGCCGCAACCGGATCTACGAAGCCATCGTGAAGGGAGAGAACTTCCTGGAGCCCGGCACGCCGGAATCCTTCAACGTGCTCGTGAAGGAGCTGCAGAGCCTGGCCCTGGACGTGGAGCTCGTGCCCAAGGACGGCAAGAAGCCGGCCTAGCTTGTAGTGTGAGCCGCAGGGCGTCGCGGGGCTGGGGCCCCGCCGTCCGAGGCGAACTTAGAAAAAGGAGATTCCCAGAATGCTGACGGATCGGACATTCGGAAGCCTGGTTCGGGACGAGAAGCCCACGAAGGACCTGTGGGGGATCCTCGATCGGCACCCGAAGCCCATGACCTTCGGCGCGATCCGCATCAAGCTGGCCGCGCCGCAGAAGATCCGCGACTGGTCGCACGGCGAGGTCAAGAAGCCGGAAACGATCAACTATCGGACCTTCAAGCCCGAGCGCGACGGCTTGTTCTGCGCCCGCATCTTCGGGCCGACAAAGGACTACGAGTGCGCCTGCGGCAAGTACAAGCGCATGAAGTTCGCCGGCGTGATCTGCGACAAGTGCGGCGTCGAGGTGACGCGCGCCCGGGTGCGCCGCGAGCGCATGGGACACATCGAGCTCGCGTCGCCCGTCTCGCATGTGTGGTTCTTCAAGGGCCTGCCCTCGCGGATCGGCCAGCTGCTGGACATGTCGCTGCGCGAGCTCGAGAAGATCCTGTACTTCGAGGAGTACGTCGTCCTCGAGCCCGGCAAGGTGCCGGGGCTGAAGAAGAAGGATCTGGTGGCGGTGGACAAGACCCGCAAGCTCCAGGACGAGCACGGCCACGACGCCTTCACGGTCGGCATGGGCGCTGAGGCGATCCGAGAGCTGCTGCGCGCCATAGACATGGACCTGCTCGCGCGCGAGCTGCGCACCCAGATGGGCGTCGAGACCTCCGTGCAGAAGCGGAAGAAGATCGTCAAGCGCCTGAAGGTCGTCGAGGCCTTCCTCAAGTCCGGCAACCAGCCCGAGTGGATGATCCTCGAGGTGCTGCCGGTGATCCCGCCCGAGCTGCGCCCGCTGGTGCCGCTGGACGGCGGCCGCTTCGCGACCTCGGACCTCAACGACCTCTACCGCCGCGTCATCAACCGCAACAACCGGCTGAAGCGGCTCATGGAGCTGCGGGCCCCGGAGATTATCATCCGCAACGAGAAGCGGATGCTGCAGGAGGCCGTCGACGCGCTGTTCGACAACGGCCGCCGCGGCCGCGTCATCACAGGCCCCAACAACCGACCGCTCAAGTCGCTGTCGGACACGCTCAAGGGCAAGCAGGGACGTTTCCGGCAGAACCTGCTCGGCAAGCGCGTGGACTACTCCGGCCGTTCGGTCATCGTCGTCGGCCCGTACCTGAAGCTCCACCAGTGCGGCCTGCCGAAGAAGATGGCGCTCGAGCTCTTCAAGCCCTTCATCCTCCGAAAGCTCGAGGAGCGCGGCATCGCCTCGTCCATCAAGGCCGCCAAGAAGTTCGTCGAGAAGGAGCGGCCGGAAGTGTGGGACATCCTCGAGGAGGTCATCACGGAGCACCCGGTGCTCTTGAACCGCGCGCCGACGCTCCACCGTCTCGGCATCCAGGCCTTCGAGCCCATCCTGGTCGAGGGCAAGGCCATCGAGATCCACCCCCTGGTCTGCACCGCGTTCAACGCCGACTTCGACGGCGACCAGATGGCCGTGCACATTCCGCTCTCCATGGAGGCGCAGATGGAGGCGCAGGTGCTGATGCTGTCGGCCAACAACATCCTGTCGCCCTCGAACGGCGCCCCCGTGGCCATCCCGACGCAGGACATAGTCTTCGGCATCTACTACCTGTCCAAGGAGCGGGCGGGCGTCAAGGGCGAGGGGCGGCTCTTCGCCGACCCGGAAGAGGTCCGCATCGCCTACGACAACGAGGACGTGGATCTGCAGGCGAGGATCCGGCTCCGGTACAATGGCGCAGTCATCAACACGACAGTCGGGCGTACGCTGCTCAACGACGTTGTGCCCGAGCCGCTGCGCTTCGTGAACAAGGAGCTCAAGAAGAAGGAGATCGGCGCGCTCATCGCCGACTGCTACAACCGGCTCGGCAACGAGGCGACGGTCGCCTTCCTGGACGACCTGAAGGACATCGGTTTTCGCTATGCGACGCTGTCGGGTCTCTCGATCGGCATCCAGGACATGCACATTCCCGCGGCGAAGGGCGAGCTGATCGAGCGCGCCCGCAAGCAGGTCAACGAGGTCGAGCAGCAGTACCAGGACGGCGTCATCACCAACGGTGAGCGCTACAACAAAGTCGTCGACATCTGGGCGCACACGACGGATCAGATCGCCGACGCCATGTTCCGCGAGCTCGAGGGCGGCGCGCAGGGCGGCGAGTTCAACCCCATCTACATGATGGCCGACTCGGGCGCCCGCGGCTCGAAGCAGCAGATTCGGCAGCTGGCCGGCATGCGCGGCCTCATGGCCAAGCCGTCAGGCGAGATCATCGAGACGCCGATCACGTCCAACTTCCGCGAAGGCCTGACCGTGCTCGAGTACTTCACCTCCACGCACGGCGCCCGAAAGGGCCTCGCCGACACCGCGCTGAAGACGGCCGACTCCGGCTATCTGACGCGGCGGCTCGTGGACGTCTCCCAGGACGTCATCGTCTCCGAGTACGACTGCGGCACGGTCAAGTACATCGACGCGGCGCCGCTGGTCGAAGGCGGCGACATCATCCAGTCCCTGCGCGACCGCGTGCTGGGGCGCGTGGCCGCCGAGGACATCCGCGACCCGTTCACGGGCGAGATCATCGTCCAGGCGGGTACCGAGATCGCCGAGGAGCTGGCCCAGAGGATCGAGGACTCGGGCCTCGAGCGCGTGCGTATCCGCTCGGCGCTGACCTGCGAGTCGAAGCGCGGCATCTGCGTCATGTGCTACGGGCGCAACCTGGGCACGGGCCGCCTGGCCGAGTTCGGCGAAGCGGTGGGCATCATCGCCGCCCAGTCGATCGGCGAGCCCGGCACCCAGCTGACCATGCGGACCTTCCACATCGGCGGCACGGCGAGCCGCGTGGTCGAGGCCTCCAAGCACGACGCCAAGCACGCGGGCATCGTGAAGTACCACAACATCCGCTCCGTCGTGAACCGCGACGGGGACATCGTCGTGCTCAACCGTAACGGCGAGATCGTCGTGGTGGACGAGCGGGGCCGTGAGAAGGAGCGGTACCCCGTCGTGCCGGGCGCGCGCATCAAGATCAAGGACGACGGCAAGGTGACTCTCGGCAAACTGCTCGTCGAGTGGGATCCGTTCACAACGCCGATCCTGACCGAGGTCAGCGGCACGGTCACGTACCGCGACGTAGTGGACGGGGTCACGATCCGGGAGGAGTTCGATGAGGTCACGGGCCTGGCCCGGCGCGTGATCATCGAGGACCAGGAGGGCAAGCTTCAGCCCCGGGTGTCGGTCAAGGCGCCGACCGGCGGGGACAACTCGCCCGACAGCGAGTCGGCCGGCGAGACGCGCGGCCGCTACATGCTGCCGGTGGGTGCCCACCTGCTCGTGGCCGACGGTGTGGAGGTGCACCAGGGCGACATCATCTCGAAGATCCCGCGCGAGACCACGAAGACCAAGGACATCACCGGCGGTCTGCCGCGGGTGGCCGAGCTCTTCGAGGCGCGCAAGCCGAAGGAGCAGGCGGTCATCACCGAGATTGACGGCGCGGTCGAGTTCGCCGGCTTCGTCAAGGGCATGCGCAAGATCATCATCCGCGCCGACGACGGCGAGACCAAGGAGTACCTGATCCCGCGCGGCAAGCACATCTCTGTCCACGAGGGCGACCGGGTCAGGGCGGGCGAGACGCTGATGGACGGCTCCCCGAACCCGCACGACTACCTGGCGGTCCTGGGCGACCGGGAGCTGCAGCGCTACCTCGTGAACGAGGTGCAGGAGGTCTACCGGCTGCAGGGCGTGACCATCAACGACAAACACATCGAGATCATCGTGCGCCAGATGCTGCGCCGGGTTCGCATCGAGGAGGTCGGCGGCACCGACTTCGTCGTGGGGGAGCTGGTGGACAAGTTCGTCTTCCAGGACGAGAACGACAAGGCCAACGCGGCCGGCAAGCCGGCCGCCACGGCCAAGCCCGTGCTCCTCGGGATCACCAAGGCGTCGCTCTCGACCGACAGCTTCATCTCGGCGGCGTCGTTCCAGGAGACCACCCGAGTGCTGACGGAAGCCGCCATCAGCGGCAAGCAGGATGACCTGCGCGGCCTCAAGGAGAACGTCATCGTCGGCCGGCTGATCCCGGCCGGCACGGGGCTCGGCCACTACACACGGGCCGAAGTGCTCAGCCAGGGCGGCGAGGAGGCCGCGGTGGCCGTCGAGGAGGCCCCTGCCGAGGCGGCGGCCGACTCAGCCGAGGGCGACGGCGGCGAGGAGATTGCCCAGGCAGGCTAGGAGGGGCCAGGTGTCAGCGACTTGACAAAGGCCCCTATTTC
This genomic interval carries:
- the rplL gene encoding 50S ribosomal protein L7/L12 encodes the protein MATNIEEIAEKLDTLTLLEASQLSKLLQEKWGVSAAAAVAAPAVGGAAAAGGAAATEEKTEFDVVLMAAGEKKIQVIKVVRELTGLGLKEAKDLVDGAPKPVKEKVAKVEAADVKKKLEEVGATVEVR
- the rpmG gene encoding 50S ribosomal protein L33; the encoded protein is MRDIISLACTECQRRNYTTTKNKRTHPDRMEIKKFCKWCRKHAPHKESK
- the rpoB gene encoding DNA-directed RNA polymerase subunit beta, which encodes MAGTIQCGRRVRKDFGKIPSIVEIPNLIEIQKRSYEQFLQKDVAPDRREETGLQAVFKSVFPIADYNDNALLEFDSFHFGDPKYTVEECHDRGMTFAIPLKVTLRLVVYDHDKEAKTRTIREQRGQEVYLGELPLMTDKGTFIINGTERVVVSQLQRSAGVFFDDDKGKTVASGKLLYSARVIPYRGSWVEFEFDANDILFVRVDRRRKMLATAFLRAFTFLEKGVVLSDAEILGQFYELEEVLSFEDRTAWVKLHPEAHNGVKVADDVKPPRHREPMVASGKALNPKLIEKLLEAGVTKIPVKADSLVGRRTGDRVVDADTGEVLVETNQEITQTLLAQLMARKISALKLLTMAPGKADASIYETLVRDHFKNPDEALVEIYRRLRPGDPPTVESARALFRGMFMDPRRYDLARVGRFMINKKLGINANLNAKTLRGEDVVYVIRHLLQVRLGTKSTDDIDHLGNRRVRSVGELLENQFRVGLTRMERAVKERMSISDITNLMPHDLINAKPVSAVVKEFFGSSQLSQFMDQTNPLAELTHKRRLSALGPRGLSRERAGFEVRDVHPTHYGRICPIETPEGPNIGLISSLSTYARINEFGFIETPYRKVQGGAVSDEIVFLSALEEEQFVIAQANAELDARSRFVRDRVSARKSGEYKMVSPEELNYMDVSPKQLVSVAAAMVPFLENDDANRALMGSNMQRQAVPLLQPEAPYVGTGMEHIVARDSGAVVLARRPGVVEYVSANRVVVRAETRSKKADPVQDLPLDIYNLTKYRRSNQNTCINQRPIVRKGDRVHAGDVIADGPGTDQGELALGRNVLVAFMPWGGYNFEDAILVSERLVKDDRYTSIHIEEFEVQARDTKLGKEEVTRDIPNVSEEALKDLDDSGIVRIGAKVKAGDILVGKITPKGETQLTPEEKLLRAIFGEKAGDVRDTSLTVPPGIEGTVVDVKVFSRRGVDKDERAKSIEEEEVAGLEKDYQDEIAMVELERDQKLKNILVGKTLTQDLADPIKKDRIAKKGDKIDRPELENFSWHELKKIKIKEDDGLTNTIKRIEDLADDQIAFFDRMLEERVGRLRRGDDLPPGVIKMVKVYMAVKRKLSVGDKMAGRHGNKGVVSRVLPEEDMPYLPDGTPVEIVLNPLGVPSRMNVGQILETHLGWAAKALGIWVASPVFDGATESEIRGHLTQAGLPVSGKTRLCDGRTGKPFHQEVTVGQIYILKLAHLVDDKMHARSIGPYSLVTQQPLGGKAQFGGQRFGEMEVWALEAYGAAHTLQEMLTVKSDDVEGRNRIYEAIVKGENFLEPGTPESFNVLVKELQSLALDVELVPKDGKKPA
- the secE gene encoding preprotein translocase subunit SecE, whose amino-acid sequence is MGFFERVKQFVHEVAGEFRRVSWPNRAEVANSTVVVLAVVVVLAVFLAAVDMGLSWIVERVLRWG
- the rplJ gene encoding 50S ribosomal protein L10; translation: MPTQAKVESVEALKERLGTAKTVVLTEYRGLSVQQLSDLRKQLKGAAAEYKVVKNRLARLAVKGSALDALGVHLKGPTGLVFTKQDPVAVAKALQAFVKTHPQLQIKLGLVEGKVVQPAELKALADLPSKEQLRSQIVGALQGPMAQLVSLLQAPLREIVYVLEARGKGAADSA
- the rplK gene encoding 50S ribosomal protein L11; translation: MAKKVQAMVKLQIPAGKANPSPPVGPALGQHGVNIMEFCKGFNAQTGSQEGLILPVVVTIYQDRSFTFVVKTPPAAVLLKRAAGIAKASAVPHKDKIGKVTRAQVREIAQTKLVDLNTDSIESAMRTVEGTARSMGIDVV
- the rplA gene encoding 50S ribosomal protein L1 encodes the protein MPVMTKRLKATEALIDRAKTYSVEEAMDIVKKAPPAKFDESVDLSLRLGVDPKHADQMVRGAIVLPHGIGKTVRVAVFAKGEKEREAREAGADVVGAEDLVEKIQGGFMDFDSTIATPDLMGQVGRLGKVLGPRGLMPNPKMGTVTFDVGRAVREVKAGKVEFRADKAGNVHVQVGRKSFPQESLVANAMALLEAIVKAKPAASKGVYLRSLTLSTTMGPGIPVDAQRVANQFKKQI
- the nusG gene encoding transcription termination/antitermination protein NusG; this translates as MSETSTSAKQWFVVHTYSGFENKVAAAIESRAKIFNLQDFFGRVIVPTEKVREIRKSKKIETEQKFFPGYLLVEMELTDDTWHLVRSTPKVTGFVGSGSKPVALPAEEVEGILKQMEEGAEKPKLKSTFQKGDKVRVIEGPFVNFQGSIDDLNPERGKLKVMVAIFGRMTPVELEYYQVERL